One Cucurbita pepo subsp. pepo cultivar mu-cu-16 chromosome LG20, ASM280686v2, whole genome shotgun sequence genomic window carries:
- the LOC111783464 gene encoding protein FLC EXPRESSOR isoform X2, giving the protein MAGRSHQPNALKRREVPLSRSPTDDRRAHHRLSHSSSVGGSSRAHQTILVEDRISAQHREIQTLIYDNQRLAASHVALKQELAAADQELRHLSATAAKVKAERDAEVREVYEKSLKMDAEVHAMDAMMAELVQVRADIQKLSTVKQELSAELQAIRDGLTKASSDSQPLPPIKGEIDRMHHEIQRGRAAIEYEKRTHASNVEQSEAMEKGMVSMSQEVEKLHAELANAEKRARAASAVTSPFPGYAATYGHPDMRYSRSSYPSDPYGNHQVQGGAGVDTYARAPSTHGPPYHVQPAPPHTQ; this is encoded by the exons ATGGCTGGACGAAGCCATCAGCCGAATGCCTTGAAACGACGCGAAGTTCCGTTGAGCCGAAGCCCCACTGACGATCGTCGAGCTCATCATCGTCTTTCTCACTCATCTTCCGTTGGTGGTTCTTCGAGGGCTCACCAGACAATCCTTGTCGAAGATCGGATATCTGCGCAGCACCGAGAGATTCAAACTCTAATCTATGATAACCAACGGCTTGCAGCCAGTCACGTGGCGCTCAAGCAAGAGCTGGCGGCGGCTGATCAAGAGCTTCGACACCTATCGGCCACTGCGGCTAAAGTCAAGGCCGAGAGAGACGCTGAAGTGAGGGAGGTTTATGAGAAATCGCTAAAGATGGACGCCGAGGTTCATGCGATGGACGCGATGATGGCGGAGCTCGTTCAAGTGCGGGCGGATATACAGAAGCTGAGTACCGTCAAGCAAGAGTTATCGGCGGAGTTGCAAGCAATTCGCGACGGCCTTACTAAAGCCTCCTCTGACTCACAGCCATTGCCGCCCATTAAAGGTGAAATTGATAGAATGCACCATGAAATTCAAAGAGGAAG GGCTGCTATTGAATATGAGAAAAGGACTCACGCTAGTAATGTTGAGCAGAGTGAGGCAATGGAAAAGGGTATGGTTTCCATGTCCCAGGAAGTTGAAAAATTGCATGCTGAACTGGCCAATGCTGAAAAGAGAGCGAGGGCTGCGTCAGCTGTAACGAGTCCTT TTCCCGGTTATGCTGCAACTTATGGCCATCCCGACATGAGATACAGCAGGAGCTCATATCCCTCTGACCCTTATGGCAATCATCAG GTTCAGGGAGGAGCTGGCGTCGATACATATGCACGCGCACCATCAACACATGGACCGCCTTACCACGTACAACCAGCACCACCGCATACACAATGA